One Vanessa atalanta chromosome 6, ilVanAtal1.2, whole genome shotgun sequence genomic window carries:
- the LOC125064810 gene encoding leucine-rich repeat-containing protein 23-like, translated as MLKSHYKLQQDVDGVEPEIEESLHFEQLGEAVAEEEQKEIVPNALPYPERKLNRSEISVRLTLLGKTAEGDGYTYLKAVCTGMGLTNISAIKSFQHLQFVDVSNNNLTLENLQVVTELPFLLLIHADKNLLSSAGLKKTKYMQVIIMNNNKITSVRDVFQPELCTLEVGYNKIRRVDLHSMPNIKCLDFRYNLIEDISNFDFPNLDSLYLAGNKITSLNGIEKLPNLRILHVRNNPIRILSGFDPELKKLQYVNLRNCKVSTLKQIKKLRVLPALDTLVVRGCPYMGGIGEEDAEVGVEEEDEQLRIEVLASLPKLKRLNKGTITPEERTEAKELIKQWIEDGETNEEEILEEQHHDDEESNVD; from the exons atgctcaAATCACATTATAAGCTTCAACAAGATGTAGATGGAGTTGAGCCAGAGATAGAGGAATCTTTACATTTCGAACAATTAGGTGAGGCTGTGGCAGAAGAAGAGCAAAAAGAAATAGTTCCCAATGCTTTACCATATCCAGAGAGGAAGCTTAATCGATCCGAAATAAGCGTTCGTCTGACTCTGCTTGGCAAAACAGCTGAAGGCGATGG cTACACGTATCTAAAGGCCGTATGTACTGGGATGGGTTTAACAAATATCAGCGCGATTAAATCGTTCCAACATTTACAATTCGTTGATGTATCCAACAACAATTTGACTTTAGAAAACCTTCAAGTTGTCACAGAACTACCATTTCTTCTTCTAATTCATGCTGATAAGAATCTTCTAAGCTCGGCTGGTTTGAAAAAGACGAAGTACATGCAAGTGATCAttatgaataacaataaaataacttctGTGCGTGATGTTTTCCAACCAGAGCTATGCACATTAGAAGTCGGCTACAACAAAATTAGAAGAGTAGATCTACATAGTATgccaaatataaaatgtttagacTTTCGATACAACTTGATCGAAGACATCTCGAATTTTGATTTTCCAAACTTAGACAGTTTATATTTAGCTGGTAACAAAATTACTAGTCTAAATGGTATAGAAAAATTGCCGAATCTAAGAATTTTGCACGTGAGAAACAATCCGATAAGGATCTTAAGCGGATTCGACCCCGaattaaagaaattacaatACGTAAATTTGCGCAACTGCAAAGTTTcaactttaaaacaaattaaaaagttacgg gTACTACCCGCACTAGATACTCTTGTCGTAAGGGGTTGCCCTTACATGGGTGGAATAGGCGAAGAGGACGCAGAAGTAGGTGTCGAAGAAGAAGATGAACAATTAAGAATAGAAGTTCTTGCTTCACTTCCAAAGCTTAAGAGGCTTAACAAAGGAACCATTACACCAGAGGAGAG GACTGAAGCTAAGGAACTTATTAAACAATGGATAGAAGATGGTGAGACTAATGAAGAAGAAATATTGGAAGAACAGCATCATGATGACGAAGAATCAAATGTTGACtaa
- the LOC125064809 gene encoding phosphatidylinositol 4,5-bisphosphate 3-kinase catalytic subunit delta isoform — MVPAPSCPYTWDYWSATPSDYVELTCLMPNSIYLPVTVSWDATLQDIKEELWDLAGKQPLFGMLHEMSGYVFQFINSLAVPEEVDDENKRVRDIRPVFGVLMIIERSIKRPGEHLLNTQISHLIGKGLNEFDSLRSSEVNDFRMRMRYLAEESLIKRAQSTQLERLRYHCPPRLADHPTVPTTLISHLNNNCFILVTKVANTEFSFTSNVPVGLTPQQHIETILRKKANSLNMRGEHPRNYVLKVCGREEYLLGDHPLIQFLYIQEMLSRDGVPQVMTVSMDKIAVACEFQYYSLSERRRLASEQSNTIRKKKNYESSWKIERNYSCMVQTVGGLNVDPGRLVEVVCQAGIYHGGKSLCEPQKTRLAVVSKEGEAQWDEELQFPIKVCNVPRMARLCFVIYEISKAKNKRRGKDANKDAINRLAWANTMIFDYKEQLRTDGVTLFMWTHVADETQGDDLLLHPLGTVVSNPNIDSCAALQVRFSNYDCQYPILFPKQEAVKAYADQLENNSPDVMARLSEDFEKLRATAEKDPMYEMHEQEKKDIWASREYFRELAPELLPKLLSCVEWTERSEAARVARSLASWPMLRVESALELLDYAYADAAVRGFAVECLAKISDEDLLLYLLQLVQALKHESYLMCDLAVFLLQRAFNNMTIGHYLFWHLRSEMHVPSVSVRFGLVLEAYCRGCQDHINSLMRQITCLDKLKWASQCVRKKKEISKARAALQQHLQEQHCVETLCDFVSPLTPSLVCKRIKPERCRVMDSKMRPLLLEFENVDPTGSDVRIILKIGDDLRQDMFTLQMLRIMDRLWKNAGYDFRLNPYNCISMEYAVGMIEVVDEAETVANIQKQSALFNAASTISKANLFQWLRKQNPSEESFNKAVEEFTMSCAGYCVATYVLGIADRHPDNIMVKKSGQLFHIDFGHFLGHFKQKYGFKRERVPFVLTHDFIHVINKGQRGGVHEQLDFKIFRDLCETAFKILRKHGHLILSLFSMMISTGLPELSSEKDLQYLRETLVMDLSEEKAMEHFRLKFIEAVKNSWTASFNWALHNFDKNN, encoded by the exons ATGGTTCCCGCACCGAGTTGCCCATATACGTGGGATTATTGGTCGGCCACGCCGTCCGATTATGTTGAGTTAACATGCCTGATGCCAAATTCTATATACCTTCCTGTGACAGTCAGTTGGGATGCAACTCTTCAAGATATTAAGGAG GAGTTATGGGACTTGGCGGGGAAGCAGCCTCTATTTGGGATGCTGCATGAGATGTCTGGCTATGTATTCCAATTCATAAATTCCTTAGCGGTTCCGGAAGAGGTAGACGATGAAAACAAGAGGGTCCGTGATATTAGGCCTGTGTTTGGGGTGCTCATGATAATTGAGCGATCCATCAAGAGGCCTGGGGAACACTTATTGAATACACAGATCAGTCATTTAATTGGAAAAG gTTTAAATGAATTTGATAGTTTAAGAAGTTCGGAAGTCAACGACTTTCGGATGCGAATGAGATATTTAGCTGAGGAGAGTCTAATAAAAAGAGCTCAAAGTACACAATTAGAAAGATTAAGATATCATTGTCCACCGAGATTAGCTGATCATCCTACCGTTCCCACCACCTTAATTAGCCACCttaataataactgttttataCTCGTCACTAAAGTAGCGAATACAGAG TTTTCCTTTACATCAAACGTGCCAGTTGGCTTAACGCCTCAACAGCATATAGAAACAATACTAAGAAAAAAGGCGAACTCGCTGAACATGCGCGGAGAACATCCGCGTAACTATGTGCTCAAG GTCTGCGGGCGGGAAGAGTACCTGCTGGGCGACCACCCCCTTATACAGTTCCTTTATATACAAGAGATGCTATCACGAGATGGTGTCCCTCAAGTCATGACTGTCAGTATGGATAAAATAGCCG TTGCTTGTGAGTTTCAATATTATTCACTATCCGAGCGACGGCGACTTGCCTCAGAACAATCTAACACAATAAGGAAAAAGAAAAACTACGAGTCGTCATGGAAGATTGAGAGGAATTATTCCTGTATGGTACAAACGGTCGGTGGACTCAACGTTGATCCCGGCAGACTTGTTGAG gttgtTTGCCAAGCTGGTATCTACCATGGAGGCAAGTCGTTATGCGAGCCACAGAAGACCAGATTAGCAGTTGTTTCGAAAGAGGGTGAAGCACAGTGGGATGAAGAACTTCAGTTTCCGATCAAAGTATGTAATGTTCCACGAATGGCGAGGCTTTGTTTCGTCATATATGAGATATCCAAAGCCAAGAATAAAAGAAGAGGGAAAGACGCGAATAag GACGCCATAAACAGGTTGGCTTGGGCAAACACAATGATTTTCGACTACAAGGAACAACTCCGTACGGACGGAGTGACCCTGTTCATGTGGACACACGTCGCCGACGAGACGCAGGGGGACGACCTGTTGTTACACCCGCTGGGTACTGTGGTCTCCAACCCCAACATCGATTCCTGTGCTGCTCTTCAAGTACGCTTCTCTAA CTACGACTGTCAGTACCCAATATTATTTCCCAAGCAAGAGGCAGTCAAAGCGTACGCGGATCAACTGGAGAACAATTCCCCAGACGTGATGGCGCGACTGAGCGAGGACTTCGAGAAACTTCGAGCTACCGCCGAAAAGGATCCTATGTATGAAATGCACGAACAGGAAAAGAAAGATATTTGGGCGTCGAG GGAGTACTTCCGCGAGCTGGCCCCGGAGCTGCTGCCCAAGCTGCTGTCGTGCGTGGAGTGGACGGAGCGCTCGGAGGCGGCGCGCGTGGCCCGCTCGCTGGCGTCGTGGCCCATGCTGCGCGTGGAGTCGGCGCTGGAGCTGCTGGACTACGCCTACGCCGATGCCGCCGTGCGAGGGTTCGCTGTCGAGTGCCTCGCCAAGATCAG TGACGAAGATCTCCTGCTATACCTTTTGCAACTGGTCCAAGCTTTGAAACATGAGTCGTATCTAATGTGCGATCTTGCCGTGTTTCTGTTGCAACGAGCGTTCAATAACATGACCATCGGACATTATCTCTTCTGGCATTTAag ATCTGAGATGCACGTGCCGTCGGTGTCGGTACGCTTCGGTTTGGTACTGGAGGCGTACTGTCGCGGCTGTCAAGACCACATCAACAGCCTCATGCGGCAGATCACCTGCCTGGATAAGCTCAAAT GGGCCAGCCAGTGCGTGCGCAAGAAGAAGGAGATCTCCAAGGCGCGCGCGGCGCTGCAGCAGCACCTGCAGGAGCAGCACTGCGTCGAGACGCTCTGCGACTTCGTGTCGCCGCTCACGCCCAGCCTCGTCTGCAAGAGGATCAA gccTGAAAGATGTCGAGTGATGGACAGCAAGATGCGTCCCCTTTTACTCGAATTCGAAAACGTCGATCCGACGGGATCCGACGTCCGCATTATCTTAAAGATTGGAGATGATCTCCGACAGGACATGTTCACGCTGCAAATGTTGAGGATCATGGACAGGTTGTGGAAGAATGCAGGATATGATTTTAG ACTGAACCCGTACAACTGCATCTCGATGGAGTACGCAGTGGGTATGATCGAGGTGGTCGACGAGGCGGAGACGGTCGCCAACATACAGAAGCAGAGCGCGCTCTTCAATGCAGCCTCCACCATCTCCAAGGCCAACCTGTTCC AATGGCTCCGCAAGCAGAACCCCAGCGAGGAGTCGTTCAACAAGGCGGTGGAGGAGTTCACCATGAGTTGTGCGGGGTACTGCGTGGCGACCTACGTGCTGGGCATCGCGGACAGGCATCCCGACAACATCATGGTCAAGAAGAGCGGACAG CTGTTCCACATCGACTTCGGGCACTTCCTGGGGCACTTCAAGCAGAAGTACGGCTTCAAGCGCGAGCGCGTCCCGTTCGTGCTGACGCACGACTTCATCCACGTCATCAACAAGGGGCAGCGCGGCGGCGTGCACGAGCAGCTCGACTTCAAGATCTTCCGCGACCTCTGCGAGACG GCGTTCAAAATTCTGCGGAAGCACGGACATCTCATCCTATCGCTGTTTTCAATGATGATCTCCACCGGCTTGCCGGAACTCAGTTCGGAAAAGGATTTGCAGTACCTTAGAGAAACTTTG GTAATGGACCTCTCCGAAGAGAAAGCGATGGAGCATTTTAGACTGAAATTCATCGAAGCCGTCAAGAACTCATGGACGGCCTCCTTCAACTGGGCGCTTCATAACTTCGACAAGAACAACTGA